A single genomic interval of Gossypium raimondii isolate GPD5lz chromosome 11, ASM2569854v1, whole genome shotgun sequence harbors:
- the LOC105802679 gene encoding FT-interacting protein 3, producing MSSFKLGVEVVGAHDLVAKDGKGSSNPFVELHFDDQRFRTTTKENDLNPVWNESFYFNISDPNNFIKLPLEAYVYSHNKANNTKTCLGKLRLTRTSFVPYSDAVVMHYPLEKRTIFSHAKGELGLKVFLTDDPSIKLSNPLPAMESFLDTDVGSGYAQTPNFPSSLPKEKTDKRHTFHHLPNANHSQQKQNFTSVPPQQQMNYGVHEMKSEPQAAKVVHMFSGSSSHSQPSDFALKETSPFLGEGRIIGGRVIRGDRPTSTYDLVEQMRYLFVRVVKARDLPSKDLTGSLDPYVEVKVGNYKGITKHYERNQNPEWNQVFAFARETMQSTVLEVVLKDKDLVKDDFVGIVRFDLHEVPMRVPPDSPLAPEWYRLQDKKGEKKKGELMLAVWYGTQADETFPDAWHSDAFAPGDSTSIASAYIRSKVYHSPRLWYVRVNVIEAQDLVPSDKNRFPDVYVKVQIGNQILKTKTVQPRNLNPIWNQEFMFVTSEPFEDHLIFSVEDRVGSNKDETMGKAVVPLNSVEKRADDRVVRTRWYNLEKSLSDAMDGDRAKKDKFHSRLHVCVCLDGGYHVLDESTQYSSDLRPTAKQLWKSSVGVLELGILNADRLQPMKTKDGKGTSDTYCVAKYGHKWVRTRTIVNSLNPKYNEQYTWEVYDPATVLTVGVFDNSQIGDSNGNKDIKIGKVRIRISTLETGRVYTHSYPLLVLHPSGVKKMGELHLAIRFSSTSMLSMMFQYSRPLLPKMHYKRPLSVIQQDMLRYQAVNIVAARLGRAEPPLRREVIEYMSDANAHLWSMRRSKANFLRLTSVFSGLFEVGKWFGEVCKWKNPMTTVLVHFLFVMLVCFPELILSTVFLYMFLIGVWKYRYRPRYPPHMDTSLSCADAVSPDELDEEFESFPASRSSDLVRMRYDRLRSVAGRVQSVVSDIANQGERFQALLSWRDPRATTIFVIFCLAAAIVLYVTPFQVFALIAGLYFMRHPRFRHKIPAAPINFFRRLPARTDSML from the coding sequence ATGAGTAGTTTCAAGTTAGGGGTTGAAGTCGTGGGGGCTCATGACCTTGTAGCCAAAGACGGGAAAGGCTCGTCTAATCCATTCGTGGAGCTTCATTTTGACGACCAGAGATTCCGCACCACCACTAAAGAAAACGATCTCAATCCAGTCTGGAATGAGAGTTTCTATTTCAACATCTCTGATCCTAACAACTTCATCAAGCTCCCTCTTGAAGCCTATGTTTACAGCCATAACAAAGCAAACAACACCAAAACCTGTCTTGGGAAGCTTCGTCTCACCAGAACGTCTTTCGTGCCCTACTCTGATGCGGTTGTTATGCACTACCCTCTTGAAAAACGAACCATTTTCTCCCATGCAAAAGGAGAGCTCGGTTTGAAGGTATTTTTAACTGATGACCCTTCAATCAAATTATCAAATCCACTTCCAGCAATGGAATCTTTTTTGGATACAGACGTAGGCTCAGGTTATGCACAAACTCCAAACTTCCCGAGTTCACTTCCTAAAGAGAAAACTGATAAAAGGCATacatttcatcatcttccaaATGCAAACCACTCGCAACAAAAGCAAAATTTTACCTCAGTGCCACCCCAACAACAAATGAATTATGGAGTACATGAGATGAAATCCGAACCACAGGCAGCGAAAGTTGTTCACATGTTCTCAGGTTCATCATCACATTCACAACCATCTGATTTTGCTCTTAAAGAGACGAGCCCATTCCTTGGAGAAGGACGAATTATTGGAGGCCGAGTCATACGAGGAGACAGGCCAACAAGCACTTATGACCTTGTTGAACAGATGAGATACCTTTTTGTGCGAGTGGTAAAAGCCCGAGATCTTCCTTCAAAAGATTTGACAGGCAGCCTTGATCCATATGTTGAAGTAAAAGTTGGAAACTACAAAGGAATCACAAAGCATTATGAGAGGAACCAAAATCCCGAGTGGAATCAAGTGTTTGCCTTTGCCAGGGAAACAATGCAGTCAACTGTGTTGGAAGTTGTTCTCAAGGATAAGGATTTAGTGAAAGATGACTTTGTTGGGATTGTGCGCTTTGACCTCCATGAGGTTCCGATGAGAGTTCCACCGGACAGTCCATTGGCTCCAGAATGGTATCGGCTACAAGACAAGaaaggagagaaaaagaaaggagaactGATGCTTGCAGTTTGGTATGGCACGCAGGCTGACGAGACTTTTCCGGATGCCTGGCACTCAGATGCTTTTGCCCCCGGCGATAGCACTTCCATTGCCTCCGCATATATCCGTTCAAAAGTTTATCACTCTCCAAGATTATGGTATGTCCGAGTTAATGTTATCGAGGCACAAGACCTTGTTCCATCAGACAAGAACAGGTTTCCTGATGTATATGTTAAGGTTCAGATTGGTAACCAGATTTTAAAGACAAAAACAGTTCAACCTCGAAATTTGAATCCAATCTGGAACCAGGAGTTTATGTTTGTTACTTCAGAACCCTTTGAAGATCATCTCATATTTTCAGTTGAAGATCGTGTGGGATCTAATAAGGATGAGACCATGGGAAAGGCCGTTGTACCATTGAACTCTGTTGAAAAGCGTGCGGATGACCGAGTTGTCCGTACTCGGTGGTACAACTTGGAGAAATCTTTATCAGATGCCATGGATGGGGATCGTGCAAAGAAAGATAAGTTTCATAGTAGGCTCCATGTTTGTGTTTGTCTTGATGGAGGATACCATGTGCTTGATGAGTCAACCCAGTATAGCAGTGATCTGCGGCCAACAGCAAAGCAGCTCTGGAAATCATCAGTCGGTGTTCTGGAACTTGGAATTTTGAATGCCGATCGGCTCCAACCGATGAAAACAAAGGATGGGAAAGGTACATCAGATACGTATTGTGTGGCAAAGTACGGCCACAAATGGGTTCGAACTCGAACCATAGTAAATAGCCTGAACCCAAAATATAATGAGCAGTACACATGGGAAGTTTATGATCCAGCCACAGTTCTCACTGTGGGGGTCTTTGATAATTCTCAGATAGGTGATTCCAATGGAAACAAGGATATTAAAATTGGAAAGGTCCGGATTCGTATATCTACTCTAGAAACTGGTCGAGTTTACACACACAGTTATCCACTGCTGGTTCTTCATCCATCTGGTGTCAAGAAAATGGGTGAATTGCATTTGGCAATACGATTTTCATCGACATCAATGCTTAGTATGATGTTTCAATACTCACGACCCCTTTTGCCAAAGATGCACTACAAAAGGCCATTGAGTGTGATACAACAAGACATGCTGCGATACCAGGCTGTGAATATCGTGGCAGCTCGGCTTGGTCGGGCTGAACCACCTCTCAGGAGAGAAGTAATTGAATACATGTCTGATGCAAATGCTCATCTTTGGAGCATGAGGCGCAGCAAGGCAAACTTTTTGCGCCTGACATCGGTTTTCTCAGGATTATTTGAAGTTGGAAAATGGTTTGGTGAAGTTTGCAAGTGGAAGAACCCAATGACAACAGTGCTGGTGCATTTCCTATTTGTAATGCTGGTTTGTTTTCCAGAGCTGATTTTATCAACAGTTTTCCTATACATGTTCCTGATAGGGGTATGGAAGTATCGTTATCGGCCAAGGTACCCTCCCCACATGGACACAAGCCTCTCTTGCGCAGATGCAGTTTCTCCTGACGAACTAGATGAAGAATTTGAGTCCTTTCCTGCATCAAGGAGCTCGGATCTAGTTCGGATGAGATATGATCGTTTAAGGAGTGTGGCAGGAAGAGTTCAGAGTGTTGTGAGTGACATAGCCAATCAAGGCGAGCGTTTTCAGGCACTCTTAAGCTGGCGGGATCCTCGAGCCACTACCATATTTGTGATATTCTGTCTTGCAGCAGCCATTGTATTGTATGTGACACCTTTCCAAGTGTTTGCTCTTATAGCTGGACTTTACTTTATGAGGCATCCCAGGTTTCGCCACAAGATACCCGCGGCACCAATTAACTTCTTCCGACGTTTGCCCGCCAGGACAGATAGTATGTTGTAA
- the LOC105802683 gene encoding actin-depolymerizing factor 10: MANSSSGMYVNDDCKLKFLELKAKRNYRFIVYKIDEQTQQVIVDKLGGPQETYEDFTNSLPEHECRYAVFDYDFTTDENCQKSKIFFFAWSPDGSRVRSKMLYASSKDKFKRQLDGIQAELQATDPSEMTLDIIKARAL, encoded by the exons ATG GCAAATTCATCATCTGGAATGTATGTGAACGATGATTGCAAGCTGAAGTTTTTGGAACTAAAAGCAAAACGAAATTATCGTTTCATCGTGTACAAGATCGACGAGCAGACACAACAGGTGATCGTAGACAAGTTGGGAGGTCCCCAAGAAACTTACGAAGATTTCACCAACTCCTTGCCCGAACATGAATGCCGCTATGCTGTCTTCGACTATGATTTTACCACAGATGAGAATTGTCAGAAAAGCAAGATTTTCTTCTTTGCATG GTCACCTGATGGGTCAAGGGTGAGGAGTAAGATGCTTTATGCAAGCTCCAAGGACAAATTCAAGAGACAGTTGGATGGGATTCAAGCTGAGTTGCAGGCAACAGATCCAAGTGAGATGACCTTGGACATCATCAAAGCACGAGCTCTTTAA
- the LOC105802684 gene encoding putative ripening-related protein 1: MKKQVLFSVFEFIIFLCFHFLFISLGIEAQTCDPSGTIPGTTPPPGQCNQDNNADCCVEGEVYTTYTCSPPVSDNTPATLTINSFQEGGDGGGASKCDNQYHSDDEPVVALSTGWFSQSSRCNKFININGNGKSARALVVDECDSQEGCNDEHAYQPPCRNNIVDASKAVWTALGVPESEQGELDITWSDA; the protein is encoded by the coding sequence ATGAAGAAGCAAGTTTTATTTAGTGTTTTTGAGTTTATcatctttctttgttttcattttcttttcatcagTCTAGGTATTGAAGCTCAGACATGCGATCCTAGCGGCACCATACCGGGCACAACGCCACCACCAGGGCAATGCAACCAAGACAATAATGCTGATTGTTGTGTAGAAGGCGAAGTTTACACAACATACACGTGTTCACCGCCGGTGTCCGACAATACACCGGCAACCCTAACTATTAACAGCTTCCAGGAAGGTGGAGATGGTGGTGGCGCATCAAAATGTGACAACCAATATCACTCAGATGATGAACCCGTGGTGGCACTCTCAACAGGGTGGTTTAGCCAGAGCAGCCGTTGcaataaatttattaacatcAATGGGAATGGAAAGAGTGCGAGGGCTTTGGTAGTGGATGAATGTGACTCTCAAGAAGGGTGTAATGATGAGCATGCTTATCAGCCCCCGTGCCGCAATAATATTGTTGATGCTTCAAAAGCAGTTTGGACGGCTTTAGGAGTGCCTGAAAGCGAACAAGGCGAACTAGATATTACCTGGTCCGATGCCTAA